The following is a genomic window from Nguyenibacter vanlangensis.
GAAGATGGGCCGGAAAGGAATTTTCGGAAGGCGGGGCGGAACGCGTTCCGCCCCGTGCCTGCATCACGTTCGCGCGCCGTTGATTGAACCATGATCACGTACTCCCAGATGCAGGCCCGATTCAGATGCATGGAGAAGGAAGATGTTACGTCTGAAGCCGGTTCCCGCGGCGGCGATGGAACTGGTGGAGCGCCATGGCGATCAGGCCGCCGGCGTCGCGCGGACCAGGCGGGATGAGGCGATGGAGGCCGATGACGCGGAATTGACGGCCTATTGGAACGCGGTGCTGGAAGCGTCCGAATACCTGATCGAAGAGACCCCCAAACCCCTTTGCTGACGTGTGGAGCCACCCGACGGCATGATGCTGCGCACGGGATATTGGCGGTATGCGGGTCGGCCGGGCATCCTTCGCGCCGGCCCGCATGTGCTGGCGACCCTGCTGATGGTGGCGGCCGCGCTCTCCTGCACCGCGCCGTCCTGCATGGCGGAGACGATCGGCACCGGCGCCATTCCGATCCTGGTCTATCATCGCTTCGATCCCGTGCGGCGCGGCCCGACGACCGTCACCATTGCCGCATTCGAACGGCAACTGGACTGGCTTGCCGCGCATCGGTACCGCATCGTGCCGCTGCGGCAGGCCGTCGATATCCTGCAGGACATCGCAGCCTCCGACGGCCCCGTCGCCGCGATCACGGCCGATGACGGCCATGTATCGGTCTATACGCAGCTTTATCCGATCATCCTGCGCCGGCATGTTCCGGTGACCCTGTTCCTCTATCCCTCGGCCATTTCCCGGGCGTCCTATGCGCTGACCTGGGCGCAACTGGCCGAGATGCTGCGATCGGGCCTGGTGTCGGTGCAGTCCCATACCTATTGGCATCCGAATTTCCGCGTGGAACGCGCGCGCCTGGCGCCAGATGCCTATCGCACCTTCATCGCGGATCAACTGGCACGATCGAAATCGGTCCTAGCGCAGCATCTGGCGGTGCCGATCGACATGCTGGCCTGGCCGTTCGGCATCGCCGATCCCGAACTGTGCGCGGCGGCGCGGCGCGCCGGCTATCGCGCGGCCTTCGGCTATGGCGGCGGGGCCGCGCGTCCGGGCGTCGATCCGATGGATATTCCCCGTATCCCGATGTCGGATATCTCCATGCCAGGCGCCATCGCGGAGCATCCGCCTGCCGCCCGGCTGACCACCCGGCTGACCACAACGCCGGAGCGGGCGGCGCCATGAGCGACATGCGCCATTTCCGCCGGCCTGCCCTGGTCCTTGCCCTGGTTCTTGCCCCGGTCTTT
Proteins encoded in this region:
- a CDS encoding polysaccharide deacetylase family protein, with protein sequence MMLRTGYWRYAGRPGILRAGPHVLATLLMVAAALSCTAPSCMAETIGTGAIPILVYHRFDPVRRGPTTVTIAAFERQLDWLAAHRYRIVPLRQAVDILQDIAASDGPVAAITADDGHVSVYTQLYPIILRRHVPVTLFLYPSAISRASYALTWAQLAEMLRSGLVSVQSHTYWHPNFRVERARLAPDAYRTFIADQLARSKSVLAQHLAVPIDMLAWPFGIADPELCAAARRAGYRAAFGYGGGAARPGVDPMDIPRIPMSDISMPGAIAEHPPAARLTTRLTTTPERAAP